In Acinonyx jubatus isolate Ajub_Pintada_27869175 chromosome B3, VMU_Ajub_asm_v1.0, whole genome shotgun sequence, a genomic segment contains:
- the NGDN gene encoding neuroguidin isoform X1, with the protein MAAPGNLAVLESDLQSAVTLLKNLQDQVMAVTAQVQALTKKVQARAYPTEKGLSLLEVKDQLLLMYLMDLTHLILDKASGGSLQGHAAVLRLVEIRTVLEKLRPLDQKLKYQIDKLVKTAVTGSLSENDPLRFKPHPSNMMSKLSSEDEEEDEAEGQSEASGKKSVKGTVKKYVPPRLVPVHYDETEAEREKKRLEQARKRALSSSVIRELKEQYSDAPEEIRDARHPHVTRQSQEDQHRINYEESMMVRLSVSKREKGRRKRASVMNSQLHSLTHFSDISALTGGTPHLDEDQNPIKKRKKIPKKSRKKKGFRRRR; encoded by the exons ATGGCGGCGCCTGGGAATCTT GCGGTGCTGGAGTCAGACCTGCAAAGTGCCGTGACACTTTTGAAAAACCTTCAGGATCAG GTGATGGCTGTAACTGCACAAGTACAAGCTCTGACAAAAAAAGTTCAAGCTAGAGCCTATCCTACAGAGAAG GGTCTCAGCCTCTTGGAAGTGAAGGACCAGCTACTGCTCATGTACCTTATGGATTTAACCCATCTCATCCTGGACAAAGCCTCAGGAGGGTCTCTTCAGGGACATGCTGCAGTTCTGAGACTGGTAGAGATCCGCACG GTTTTGGAAAAGCTTCGTCCCTTGGACCAAAAACTGAAGTATCAGATTGACAAGCTAGTCAAGACTGCAGTGACAGGCAGCCTCA gtgagAATGACCCTCTCCGTTTTAAGCCTCATCCCAGCAATATGATGAGCAAG TTGAGCTCTGAGGACGAGGAGGAAGATGAAGCAGAAGGCCAGTCTGAAGCTTCAGGAAAGAAATCTGTAAAAGGAACAGTTAAGAAATACGTTCCACCACGCTTGGTTCCAGTACATTATG ATGAAACAGAAGCTGAGAGGGAAAAGAAACGCCTAGAACAGGCCAGAAAACGGGCATTGAGCAGCTCTGTCATTCGTGAACTTAAGGAGCAGTACTCAGATGCTCCAGAGGAAATCCGTGATGCTCGGCATCCTCATGTCACCCGTCAGAGTCAGGAGGATCAACACAG GATTAACTATGAGGAGAGCATGATGGTGCGTTTAAGTGTCAGTAAGCGCGAGAAAGGACGACGAAAACGAGCAAGTGTTATGAATTCACAACTTCATTCCCTCACACACTTTAGTGACATCAGTGCTTTGACAGGAGGAACACCTCATCTTGATGAG GACCAGAATCCTATTAAGAAGCGTAAGAAGATACCTAAGAAAAGTCGAAAGAAGAAAG GTTTTCGGAGGCGGCGGTGA
- the NGDN gene encoding neuroguidin isoform X2, whose protein sequence is MAAPGNLAVLESDLQSAVTLLKNLQDQGLSLLEVKDQLLLMYLMDLTHLILDKASGGSLQGHAAVLRLVEIRTVLEKLRPLDQKLKYQIDKLVKTAVTGSLSENDPLRFKPHPSNMMSKLSSEDEEEDEAEGQSEASGKKSVKGTVKKYVPPRLVPVHYDETEAEREKKRLEQARKRALSSSVIRELKEQYSDAPEEIRDARHPHVTRQSQEDQHRINYEESMMVRLSVSKREKGRRKRASVMNSQLHSLTHFSDISALTGGTPHLDEDQNPIKKRKKIPKKSRKKKGFRRRR, encoded by the exons ATGGCGGCGCCTGGGAATCTT GCGGTGCTGGAGTCAGACCTGCAAAGTGCCGTGACACTTTTGAAAAACCTTCAGGATCAG GGTCTCAGCCTCTTGGAAGTGAAGGACCAGCTACTGCTCATGTACCTTATGGATTTAACCCATCTCATCCTGGACAAAGCCTCAGGAGGGTCTCTTCAGGGACATGCTGCAGTTCTGAGACTGGTAGAGATCCGCACG GTTTTGGAAAAGCTTCGTCCCTTGGACCAAAAACTGAAGTATCAGATTGACAAGCTAGTCAAGACTGCAGTGACAGGCAGCCTCA gtgagAATGACCCTCTCCGTTTTAAGCCTCATCCCAGCAATATGATGAGCAAG TTGAGCTCTGAGGACGAGGAGGAAGATGAAGCAGAAGGCCAGTCTGAAGCTTCAGGAAAGAAATCTGTAAAAGGAACAGTTAAGAAATACGTTCCACCACGCTTGGTTCCAGTACATTATG ATGAAACAGAAGCTGAGAGGGAAAAGAAACGCCTAGAACAGGCCAGAAAACGGGCATTGAGCAGCTCTGTCATTCGTGAACTTAAGGAGCAGTACTCAGATGCTCCAGAGGAAATCCGTGATGCTCGGCATCCTCATGTCACCCGTCAGAGTCAGGAGGATCAACACAG GATTAACTATGAGGAGAGCATGATGGTGCGTTTAAGTGTCAGTAAGCGCGAGAAAGGACGACGAAAACGAGCAAGTGTTATGAATTCACAACTTCATTCCCTCACACACTTTAGTGACATCAGTGCTTTGACAGGAGGAACACCTCATCTTGATGAG GACCAGAATCCTATTAAGAAGCGTAAGAAGATACCTAAGAAAAGTCGAAAGAAGAAAG GTTTTCGGAGGCGGCGGTGA